Part of the Pseudomonas chlororaphis genome, GGTAGGTCCAGATGCGCAGCGGTTCAGTGCTGAAGCTGGTGATGCCTTCGAGGGCGAAGTTCCACAGGCGCCAGCCGTTGAACTTGCTCTGGCCGGCGGCACGCTCGGGCCTGACGTAATCGACGTAGGTGGTGCGGAACCCGACCCAGGCAAACAGCCCTTTCATAAAGCGCCGGGACTCGGGCAACGTCTGCAAGGCATCGACCACGCACCTATCCATCAAGCGGAAATCACCGACGTTTTCCGGCAGCTTGTGGTCGGCGATTTTATTGTGCAGGCGGTAGAAGCTGTTGGCGGAAACCTGCTTGGCCCAGGAGTCGGAGTCGCGGTTGACCCGGTGCCCCAGCACCACCTCGGCACCGTTGCGCCAGTGCGTGATCATTTCGAGAATGACCTCGGGAGGGTCTTGCAGATCGACGTCGATCGGCACCACCGCCTGGCCGCGCGCGGCTTGCAGGCCAGCGCTCAATGCCGCCTCCTTGCCGAAGTTGCGACTCAGGTCGACAACGCGGATACGCGGGTCGGTCTTCTGCCGTTCCAGCAGCAGCACCAGGGTGTCGTCCACGCTGCCGTCATTGACGAACACCAGCTCCAGGTCCACCAGCGATTCATGGACAAAGACCTGGTCGATCCTGGTGATGAACAAGTCAATGGACTGGACTTCGTTGTAAACCGGTATGACAAGCGAAAGCGCTAGACGTCCTTGCAGATCCGTTCCTGGATATTCAGTCACTTGATGGCTCTTTTTCTTATAGTGTTTTCGGACCTGTCGGACAGCCCCACCTCAGGTTACCGGCCCCCAGGCCCTCATTGGAGGAGGCCCGTGTCGAACCGTATTAAGCAGGACCGGTCAGGGCAACGCAAGGATGAAACCGGAACTTGCCACAGACTCGCCGGCCGCAACATGACTTGTTTTCCACTCATGGT contains:
- a CDS encoding bactoprenol glucosyl transferase, producing the protein MTEYPGTDLQGRLALSLVIPVYNEVQSIDLFITRIDQVFVHESLVDLELVFVNDGSVDDTLVLLLERQKTDPRIRVVDLSRNFGKEAALSAGLQAARGQAVVPIDVDLQDPPEVILEMITHWRNGAEVVLGHRVNRDSDSWAKQVSANSFYRLHNKIADHKLPENVGDFRLMDRCVVDALQTLPESRRFMKGLFAWVGFRTTYVDYVRPERAAGQSKFNGWRLWNFALEGITSFSTEPLRIWTYLGLCVSLVSFAFAVFIILRTLISGIDLPGYASLMVAVTFLGGLQLIGIGVLGEYLGRTYIESKRRPVFLVRRIYDPKD